Within Tenebrio molitor chromosome 3, icTenMoli1.1, whole genome shotgun sequence, the genomic segment gggatTCATAAGTTGACCATCGCGGCACGCCGGGCCTGCCCCGAGGGTGTTCCCGTGAGCCCAGTGCAAGTATCTTCCCAACAAAAGTTGCATTGCGGGCGTTAAGTAGTGATTATGTCAACCCGAGTTTACGACCTCCAGGTAGTTGAGAAGTATAGTGGACTGCCTAATAACGGAATTTTACGCGTTTTGTTGaggcttttgtttatttctttgcttccaatctaatttgtttttccaaaaactgagACAGTAGCCCAATGAGATACGTTCTTCTGAATccaatgcactttttaaatagtctctaaatgaaaaattgagcaaaaataaggagaattactgaaaaacgttattaattttttttaaaagaatgaagcgatttttcaaaaaactgagaCAGTAGCCCTGTGAAATacgttaatgtttaacaaaaaatatagtcaccatagcttcaaacataaaactgtggaaaaataattagaatccGTTTAGCGCGCTTTACCATTGCTTGGCCAACCACTAGGCAACAGCCTTAACTACGCGCCCAGCACTCAGTCAGATCAGACGGTAGttcagaaaataaacaaataccaGCGCAAAGCGAGTTTCAATTTCCCGACTCAAATAAAGTACATTCGCCGGTGAAAATCCTCATCGGTGACAAAACATTGGTCCTTCGAACCGGATTCGGTAGCGTATCGTCAATCCAACAAGTGAGGATTCGGTAGTGTATCGTCAATCCAACAAGTGAATCAATCAAGAAAAGTGGTCGTGTCCAGAACTCACGGGCAAAAGCACACAGCAGCGACTCCACGCATTCAACCACCAGGGAATTCAGCGTCTTCAGGAACCAGAAGTCGAGAACATCGCAACACATTAAGGCAAGTGAGCTCCAATTTTCCTCATTTTTCACTTTCCCATACGCATTCGAGGCAATCCTCAATTTGGGCTACGAGTCTGCATTTCATGTTAGGTCAATTCTACTGTTAGGTAGCTCGTCAGTTACAcgttttttgaatcaatttcaaaaatcatcaATAATCATGGTACTCACGCGTTCGCAAACCCACGAGAACCCTCATCTTGACGATGTTGAGGGTCAGGACAATTCAATAAATTCGCAGTTAATCATGTTACTGTCGAAGCGAGAACGAATCGTAAGTTCATTAGGTCGGGTAAGAAATTGGTTTGAGAAGAATGGCGGTGCTAGTAGTTCCGCTATACAAGTTCGGCTTCGCGATTTCGCCAATATTAAAGTACAGTTTGACAACGTGCAAACAGAGATAGAGGCAGTCGACGATCAAGTCAATGAGTTAGAGCACGAGAACAACAGGCAAAACTTCGAAGATTCGTATTACGATCTTTATGCGGCTCTCGAAGACGCGGTTAACAAGTCAAACAGTTCTATCGCGGCAACAAGCAGATCACATACAACGGGTGATGTGACCAATCGAGGTCCAATTAGTAGCCTACTTCAATTGGCACCGATCGATATAAAACCGTTCTCAGGACATTATACGGAATGGTTACCATTTTTTAACACGTTTCGCGCTTTAGTGCATGATGACCCGCGTTACCAGAACcgaaatttggaaaaactcCATCAATTACGCAACTGTTTACGCGGGGAGGCTCTCGAAGTTATACAAGCACTACCGATTTCGGCAGAAAACTACGAGACCGCCTTATCTTCACTAAGGAATCAATTCGAGAACAAACGGCTGATCGTTCAGCACCACGTCAACAATCTCTTCAATCTTTCGCAAGTTTCAAAAGATTCAGCGCGTTCTCTGAGACTTTTGGTAAACACGGTAAACACGAATCTTGATGCTCTAAATTCGTTAGACATCAACACCACTTCATGGGATCCGCTATTGATTCACATAATCACATCGCGGTTAGATTCCTTATCACGCCACAAATGGGAAGAATCCCTCAAAACAACAGAGCCTCCATCGAAAGCGCAGATAATAACTCACTTGACGCAACGGTGTAATTTATTAGAAGCCCTCGAAATTAACAAGAATCTTTCGAAAACGGTCCCAACGACAAAGGATAATGATCAAAAGGCaggaaacaaaaatttaacaaaaagttTTGCCGTGCAAGACAACAAGGTcaatttttcttgttatttCTGCGAAAAGTCACATTCACTCTACAATTGTCCGGGCTTTCTAAGATTACATATCGCGGATCGCGAGTCACAGGTGAAACGGATGaaactgcaaaaattacttgcgCCCATCACATGAGGCCAAGGACTGCAAATCAGCGAGTTGCAAGTTATGCCACCAGAAACATAACACGTTGCTGCATCCGTACGTTCCGACACGCGTAACCACGGAGCCACAACCGTCCGTTATTAATTGCAACCAAAGCAAAACCCAATCCGAAGTTCTGTTGTCAACGGTCATCGTGAATGTCCGAGATCGTTTTGGTAATCTGCAGCCGTGTCGTGCTCTTCTAGACGCCGGTTcgcagtcaaatttcattttacaatCTACCTGTAAACGGCTAGGTCTTGCGATGCAATCAATCAACTTATCCGTTACGGGTTTTGAAAAGTCAATTTCAACAATCAAAAACTCGGTAGACGTGGAAATACATTCATTGGCCACGTCttacaaagaaaaattgcATTGTCTTGTCTCCAAAACAATCACACAAAACATTCCGtcaaattcattttcaaagaaagatggGGGACAGGTAATCTCGCCACCAGTAATTACCTTAATCTTTTGCGCATCCCCGTTGAGTAAAATCCCATCGGTAATTTCgccaccaatatttttcaatacatttttattgaggGTCATACCCAATACAGGTGAATTTAAGTAACTAGGTACCTGACACCTGACCCaactttatttgtgtttttagaaaaactaaaagaattTCAAATAGACACTTATGTGAAAATACAAAGTCTACATTTGGTAgcaaaaattcataataagcATGTCAGAGACagacaaaaatttataaataatgtgATAAAACGACATAATAATGAGATTACAATGGAAAGattaattcttaaaaataacaattttatttacaagaattaatcttaaataataaattgtttttccaTATACATGCATTTACTTGTTTTCCTGTCTCAGACTCTCAGatacagaaatatttatgtcaGCCGTCCGCCGGCGTCGTCCTTATGGACAGGTAGGTGTAGATTAATTCCGGGAAGTACAGTGGCGAAATTACCGGTAGGCTTAGCATGCCATTAAACGGTGGTGGTGAATTTACCCGTATCTTAATCTCGTAATGATGCTTGGTGGCGAAATTACCAACACCGGAAAGATGTTGGCATTCCCAAGAATATTCGCTTAGCAGATGAGGAATTCAATGTTTCGAGACCCATCGACCTCTTGATAGGCGCCGAAATATTCTGGAAAACACTATGCGTCGGTCAAATCAAAGCAGAAAGTAAATACCGGTCCGATCTTTCAGAAAACGGTATTCGGGTGGATTATTGGAGGTCCAAGTACAATTTCCGACAGCGACCGTCATAAAAACATCCTGTGTAATATGAATGCAAGCGCGTCGGCGGCACTTGAAAAGCAAGTAGAGAAATTTTGGTTGTTAGAAGGGTACAATGACAGCAATAAACCCCGCACTAAAATTGAGAAATTACATGAAaagaattttgaagaaaacgtgACTCGAACAAAGGACGGCAGATTCCAAGTAAGACTCACTTTCAATGACAAAGTCTCAAAGTTAGGTACCTCTCTAAAAATCGCAGAGAAACGGTTTATGGCATTAGAGCGGAACTTTTCAAAGATACCTGAAGTAAAACTTTACTACGGGCAATTCATGAACGAGTACATCCAGTTAGGCCCGGCGGagacgagttcctcccggtACCCAAAATATCCTAATCTTGGATGCAGGTAGTGAAGGGTTGGGGATTAGACTGCATTGCAGGGGTGGTAATTATGATctgcacatttaaaaaataatttttattctagCCATCCTtccatttttgcttttttagatGTACTTATTAGTTTTCAAACATATACGTATAGCAAAATTCAATCTGCAAACAGAGGAATGAAAAAGTTGAGAAACGACGTAAGAAACAAAAAAGagacattacaaaaattaatagaaaattgtGAGAATGGAATACTCCAtagaataaattttgtacaaataatttcttatcGTGATAAACCTATGTTGTAATAATATTCCTGAAAgtaaagattttattttaatatttagtaAGTTTTCCTTTATCTTGcactcaaaaatgtaaaaatataccTGTCGCCTTCCTTAATCCTTCGACAATAAGCGGGAGCAACTCGTCTACAGATAACAGCTAAGTACCGACCACCTGTGGTGTAAACTGACCGTTGGGAGGAACTCGTCTATGACCGTTAGGCCATATGACATTGACGGGTACCATTCAAAACGTTATTGACGATTCATCCAGATGTTTCCTCCCTCATCACGCGGTATTCAAAAGCGACGGCACCGCCGACAAGATTCGCGTAGTTTTCGACGGATCCGCGAGAACCTCGACAGGAGTCAGTTTGAATGAAACGCTAGAAGCAGGGCCCAAAATACTAAACGACATTTTTCCGATCTTGATCAAATTCCGAACATTTAAATACGCATTTTCGGCAGACATATGCAAAATGTATCGTCAGATTCTCATTCACCCTGATGACAGACGGTACCAACAAATTCTCTGGCGTGATGATCCCGCGAAACCACTCGgtatttacaaattaaatacGGTTACGTACGGATTAACATCGTCTCCGTATGCTGCAATCaaatgtattaaaatgttaGCGGACGCGGAATGTCAAAAACATAGTAAAACATCGGAAACAATACACGAGGATTTTTACGTCGACGACGTGTTAACAGGAGCGAACACGTTACAAGAAACGATCCAATTACGCAACGATTTAGTCACAATACTAAAACGTGGATGTTTTGGACTATCAAAATGGGCATCAAATTCGCCAGAAATTCTACTTGATAACACTGCAGGAGACTCATTGGTTCCATTAGAACGCAAAACTACGGAATCAAAAACATTAGGCCTCTTATGGGACACCAATCGTGATTGCTTTCGTTATTCAAGTCATCTTAGAGCAACAAAGAAAGTCACGAAAAGGTCAATACTTTCAATTTCGTCGCAAATTTTCGATCCTTTAGGTCTGTTAAGTCCAGTGAAAGCAAAAATGCTGATGCAGGAATTGTGGTCGCTAAAATTGGGCTGGGATGAAAGCGTTCCGACGGTATTGCACTCTACCTGGAATGAGTGGCGACAAGAGTTGCACCTCATAAATCAATTCGAGATTCCGCGGTACATTTTCAACCATCCATCGGTTACGACGGAAGTGCACGGCTTTGCGGACGCTTCCGAAAAGGCCTACGGTGGAGTTATTTACATTCGGACAATTCAACCTGACTGCAAAATATCAGTCAATATTTTGTGCGCAAAAAGTAGGGTACCGTCCGCACCTCATATGGGGGGTCTCTGGGAATCCGCGGTCAAGTCAGCTAAACATCATTTAAAACGTGTAGCTGGCAATGCGTTgttttcatttgaagaaaTGCAGACACTATTAACCCAGATCGAGGCCTGTCTCAAATCGCGTCCTTTAACACCATTGTCATCTGACCCAAATGACCTGAACCCTTTGACTCCCGGCCATTTCCTCACCGGAGCTCCCTTGAACGCGATCCCGGAACAGGACACCACCTTCACCGCCACCAACAGATTGTTCCGGTGGCAACGAGTCTCACAGGCGCAGCAACACTTCTGGAAGCGGTTGTCCAAGGAGTATCTAGGCCATTTACAACATCGTAGAAAATGGAAAAGGAGCACCCCAGATGTGACCATCAATGATCTTGTGATCATTCGCGAAGACAACACTCCTCCAGTGACCTGACGAATGGGACGCATCATTATGACCCACCCTGGAACGGATGGCCACGTTCGCGTTGTCACCATCAAAACAGCGGCGGGGGTCCTCAAACGCCCCATCACAAAAGTGTGTGTGCTTCCAGCAAATGAGTGATGTGCCACGAACAACACACAGTGCCGCGAAAAAAGTGCTTCGCAGTGCTAGTGGTCCATAGACGCTGTCAGTTTTAGTTTAGTTAAGTGTAGGTTAGTTTAACTGTGATTTTGAACAATTAATTACGAttgcattttttgttttgtttttagttaTAGTTTAGTTAAGTTAGAGTAGGATGTACATTTATTGAAAGAGGACCATGTTTACTCTTAGGATTAAACAATTATGTTTTACCGTTAGAATTAGGGAAAAAGTGAAAGCGTTCACTCACCCTACCCGGAGCAGGGGAAGGTACCTGCGCGTACTTTACCTGGGTCCACAGGGTAGGTTGAGGTTGAGAAATTAACTACGAGCCCAGCACTCAGTCAGATCAGACGGTAGttcagaaaataaacaaataccaGCGCAAAGCGAGTTTCAATTTCCCGACTCAAATAAAGTACATTCGCCGGTGAAAATCCTCATCGGTGACAAAACAGCCCTCGACATTTATTCTTTCAAATTTAGTCTTAATTTTCACTCCAGAATAGgttattaaaatatcatgcggcagttctgggacaccggtataacacaaaaattaataaatatctagagctctccgtt encodes:
- the LOC138126586 gene encoding uncharacterized protein, which translates into the protein MVLTRSQTHENPHLDDVEGQDNSINSQLIMLLSKRERIVSSLGRVRNWFEKNGGASSSAIQVRLRDFANIKVQFDNVQTEIEAVDDQVNELEHENNRQNFEDSYYDLYAALEDAVNKSNSSIAATSRSHTTGDVTNRGPISSLLQLAPIDIKPFSGHYTEWLPFFNTFRALVHDDPRYQNRNLEKLHQLRNCLRGEALEVIQALPISAENYETALSSLRNQFENKRLIVQHHVNNLFNLSQVSKDSARSLRLLTSTPLHGIRY